In one window of Limnohabitans sp. MORI2 DNA:
- a CDS encoding DMT family transporter, with amino-acid sequence MLSRFTLLRTACLTLVTMIAFAGNSVLCRMALKHTTIDAATFTSIRLVSGAVVLGLIVRFAPAGRAGAGNWWSALALFVYAAGFSLAYVSLSAATGALLLFGSVQATMIGRGIWQGERLARLQWLGLVLALAGLVGLMLPGLAAPPLLGAALMVLAGAAWGEYSLRGKGAGDPTLVTAGNFWRAAVLALALSAVMQVSAVLDASWDAEGLVYAVASGAVTSGLGYALWYSVLPALKATQAATIQLSVPVIAALGGVVLLGEVMNEQFVLASVATLGGIALVIWGKRSS; translated from the coding sequence ATGCTTTCTCGTTTCACATTGCTGCGTACCGCTTGCCTCACCCTCGTGACGATGATCGCCTTCGCCGGCAATTCGGTGCTCTGCCGCATGGCGTTGAAGCACACCACGATTGATGCGGCCACGTTTACATCGATCCGCTTGGTGTCGGGTGCGGTGGTGCTTGGGTTGATCGTTCGCTTTGCGCCTGCGGGACGCGCGGGCGCTGGCAATTGGTGGTCGGCGCTGGCTTTGTTTGTGTATGCGGCGGGGTTTTCGTTGGCGTATGTCAGTCTCAGTGCGGCCACGGGGGCATTGCTGTTGTTTGGCTCTGTGCAGGCCACGATGATTGGCCGTGGCATTTGGCAGGGTGAGCGTTTGGCGCGTTTGCAGTGGCTGGGCCTTGTGCTGGCGCTGGCGGGTTTGGTGGGATTGATGCTGCCGGGTTTGGCCGCGCCCCCATTGCTGGGTGCCGCGCTGATGGTGTTGGCCGGTGCAGCGTGGGGCGAGTATTCGTTGCGCGGCAAAGGCGCGGGTGACCCAACGCTGGTCACAGCGGGTAACTTTTGGCGTGCGGCGGTGCTGGCTTTGGCGCTGAGTGCAGTGATGCAAGTCAGCGCAGTTTTAGATGCAAGCTGGGATGCCGAAGGCTTGGTTTATGCCGTGGCCTCGGGCGCGGTCACATCGGGCCTTGGCTACGCGCTTTGGTATTCGGTACTGCCCGCGTTGAAGGCTACGCAAGCCGCCACGATTCAACTGAGCGTGCCCGTGATCGCTGCTTTGGGTGGGGTTGTTTTGCTGGGCGAGGTGATGAATGAGCAGTTTGTGTTGGCCTCGGTGGCCACGCTCGGCGGGATTGCGCTGGTGATTTGGGGCAAGCGCTCAAGTTAA
- the lysS gene encoding lysine--tRNA ligase: MSNNNTPATPEAAPVDENQLIAERREKLKVMRERQAAGQGVAFPNDFKPAHHAATLHELHGDKTAEVLTEEGQFAKVAGRMMLKRVMGKASFATLQDSTGRIQIYVTRDDVSEDLYADFKHWDLGDIVACEGRLFKTRTGELSIHATSIRMLTKSLRPMPDKFHGVADQEIKYRQRYVDLITDETARKRFMARSKAVSGIREFMVQHNFLEVETPMLHPIPGGANAKPFITHHNALDQEMYLRIAPELYLKRLIVGGFERVFEINRNFRNEGISVRHNPEFTMMEFYAAYWNYQDLMHFTEELVRDAAMKAAGTTLLTYGGKPVDLSQPFERLTIREAILKHTEAGDNVDNATWLINALQKLGFKEEKDKLSTRSLASLQVMYFEETVEEKLWQPTFICEHPVEISPLARASDSKPDVTERFELYITGREFGNGFSELNDAEDQAARFHAQVEAKDSGDDEAMFYDHDFVRALEYGMPPTGGCGIGIDRLMMLLTDSPSIRDVILFPALRREA; the protein is encoded by the coding sequence ATGTCTAACAACAACACCCCCGCCACGCCCGAAGCCGCTCCCGTCGACGAAAACCAACTCATTGCCGAGCGCCGCGAAAAACTCAAGGTCATGCGCGAGCGTCAAGCTGCGGGCCAAGGCGTTGCCTTCCCCAACGATTTCAAACCCGCGCACCACGCAGCCACCTTGCACGAGTTGCATGGCGACAAGACCGCCGAGGTGTTGACCGAAGAAGGCCAGTTCGCCAAAGTGGCGGGCCGCATGATGCTCAAGCGCGTGATGGGCAAGGCCAGCTTTGCCACACTGCAAGACAGCACAGGCCGCATTCAGATTTACGTGACACGCGATGACGTGAGCGAAGACCTCTACGCCGATTTCAAACACTGGGATTTGGGCGACATCGTGGCATGCGAAGGCAGGCTGTTCAAAACCCGCACAGGCGAACTGTCGATCCACGCCACCAGCATCCGCATGCTGACCAAGAGCCTGCGCCCCATGCCCGATAAGTTCCACGGCGTGGCTGACCAAGAGATCAAATACCGCCAACGCTACGTCGATTTGATAACGGACGAGACCGCACGCAAACGCTTCATGGCACGCAGCAAAGCAGTCAGCGGCATTCGCGAGTTCATGGTGCAACACAACTTCCTCGAAGTTGAAACGCCCATGCTGCACCCCATCCCCGGCGGCGCCAACGCCAAGCCCTTCATCACCCACCACAACGCGCTCGACCAAGAGATGTACCTGCGTATTGCGCCAGAGTTGTACTTGAAACGCTTGATCGTGGGCGGCTTTGAGCGCGTGTTTGAGATCAACCGCAACTTCCGCAACGAAGGTATCTCGGTGCGTCACAACCCCGAGTTCACCATGATGGAGTTCTACGCCGCGTATTGGAACTACCAAGACCTGATGCACTTCACCGAAGAGCTGGTGCGCGACGCCGCCATGAAGGCGGCTGGTACTACGCTGCTCACCTACGGCGGCAAGCCAGTGGACTTGAGCCAGCCGTTTGAGCGCTTGACCATCCGTGAAGCTATTCTGAAGCACACCGAAGCGGGCGACAACGTGGACAACGCCACTTGGTTGATCAACGCCTTGCAAAAACTCGGTTTCAAAGAAGAGAAAGACAAACTCAGCACACGCAGCTTGGCCAGCTTGCAAGTGATGTACTTTGAAGAAACCGTGGAAGAAAAGCTGTGGCAGCCCACCTTCATCTGCGAACATCCCGTCGAGATTTCACCTTTGGCCCGCGCCAGCGACAGCAAGCCCGATGTGACTGAGCGCTTTGAGCTCTACATCACTGGCCGCGAGTTCGGCAACGGCTTTAGCGAGTTGAACGACGCCGAAGACCAAGCGGCGCGTTTCCACGCCCAAGTCGAAGCCAAAGACAGCGGCGACGACGAAGCCATGTTCTACGACCATGACTTTGTGCGCGCCCTCGAATACGGCATGCCACCCACCGGCGGCTGCGGCATTGGTATTGACCGCTTGATGATGTTGCTAACCGACAGCCCCAGCATCCGCGACGTCATTCTGTTCCCTGCTTTGCGCCGCGAAGCTTAA
- a CDS encoding tripartite tricarboxylate transporter substrate binding protein: MKLSRIFLSWLLIASSGLATAQTTFPTKPIRVVIGFPAGGPLDQHARLLSERLQQVLGQPIIIDYKSGAGGTVGAQDVMKAAPDGYTLMLANTGVMVINPALYSKLPYGTLKDFVPVARTAMQPLALLVNPNVPVNNLKEFISYARAKPGQINYGSAGNGGISHLVPEMFKTATGLFMVHIPYRGSAPAFTDLMAGQVQFMAESIPQAANYHKQGKVKALAVTSKERNPALPDIPTVIESGVPNFDVVGFYGFLAPAGTPPDVVAKLSNAFQQVLNTPEVRNKMVTQGADPAFLGHEAFAKFLNAELPRWAAVAKASGAKLD, encoded by the coding sequence ATGAAACTCTCTCGCATCTTCCTGTCCTGGTTGCTCATTGCCAGCTCCGGCTTAGCGACCGCACAAACCACATTTCCAACCAAACCCATTCGCGTGGTAATTGGTTTCCCAGCGGGTGGCCCCTTAGACCAGCATGCACGGCTGCTGAGCGAGCGTTTGCAACAGGTGCTAGGCCAACCCATCATCATTGACTACAAGAGCGGTGCAGGCGGCACAGTGGGCGCGCAAGACGTGATGAAAGCCGCACCCGATGGCTACACCCTCATGTTGGCCAACACGGGCGTCATGGTGATCAACCCTGCGCTGTACAGCAAGTTGCCTTATGGCACGCTGAAAGACTTTGTGCCCGTGGCACGCACCGCCATGCAACCGTTGGCCCTGTTGGTCAACCCTAACGTGCCTGTGAACAACCTCAAAGAATTCATCAGCTACGCACGCGCCAAGCCTGGGCAAATCAACTACGGCTCGGCGGGCAATGGCGGCATCAGCCACTTGGTGCCTGAGATGTTCAAAACAGCCACGGGTTTGTTCATGGTGCACATTCCCTATCGTGGCAGTGCACCTGCGTTCACCGACTTGATGGCGGGGCAAGTGCAGTTCATGGCCGAGTCCATTCCGCAAGCAGCAAACTATCACAAACAAGGCAAGGTCAAGGCCTTGGCCGTGACCAGCAAAGAGCGCAACCCCGCCCTACCCGATATACCCACGGTGATCGAGTCTGGCGTGCCCAACTTTGACGTGGTGGGCTTTTATGGCTTCTTAGCGCCTGCAGGCACACCACCCGATGTGGTAGCCAAGCTCAGCAACGCATTCCAACAAGTGCTGAACACACCGGAGGTGCGCAACAAAATGGTGACGCAAGGCGCAGACCCTGCTTTCTTAGGTCACGAGGCATTTGCGAAGTTTTTAAATGCAGAACTGCCGCGCTGGGCGGCAGTTGCAAAAGCGTCCGGCGCGAAGCTGGACTGA
- a CDS encoding Bug family tripartite tricarboxylate transporter substrate binding protein: MFPSRRHFALLALVLSCGLASAQNAKPIKLMVGFPPGGGTDAVARILADKLKDELGAPVVVENKPGAGGQLAAQALKAAPADGTVLFLSHDHTISILPLVVKNPGYEPAKDFAPVAGFATFVNAYAVSGGTPAKTFSEYVAWVKAQGGKGSVGIPAPASTPEFLVKVVGDKFKLDLVSAPYRGSAPMMADMLGNQIAAGVGSVPDFIENHKAGKVRVVAVLGAKRQAALPDVPTFAELGLSGLEDMPYYGIFAPTGTPQATINHFGSALSKVLAMSDVHEQLTKMGLTVGYMNSHQLEQRERAYTQVWTKLIKSSGFQPQ; encoded by the coding sequence ATGTTTCCTTCCCGTCGTCACTTTGCCCTCTTAGCCTTGGTCCTGAGCTGCGGCTTAGCTTCTGCACAAAACGCAAAACCCATCAAGCTGATGGTTGGTTTCCCCCCAGGTGGCGGCACCGATGCGGTGGCGCGCATCTTGGCTGACAAACTCAAAGACGAGTTGGGGGCCCCAGTGGTGGTGGAGAACAAACCAGGTGCGGGCGGCCAGTTGGCAGCACAGGCTTTGAAGGCAGCGCCTGCAGATGGCACTGTGTTGTTCCTCTCGCATGACCACACCATTTCCATCTTGCCTTTGGTGGTTAAGAACCCAGGCTACGAGCCCGCGAAAGACTTTGCCCCTGTGGCGGGTTTTGCCACCTTTGTGAACGCCTACGCTGTGTCGGGCGGCACACCTGCCAAAACGTTCAGCGAATACGTGGCATGGGTGAAAGCCCAAGGCGGCAAAGGTTCAGTGGGTATTCCTGCACCAGCTTCCACGCCAGAGTTTTTGGTGAAAGTGGTGGGTGACAAGTTCAAGCTCGATTTGGTCTCTGCACCGTATCGCGGCAGCGCACCCATGATGGCCGACATGTTGGGTAATCAAATCGCTGCTGGTGTGGGCTCTGTGCCAGACTTCATCGAGAACCACAAGGCAGGTAAGGTGCGTGTGGTGGCGGTATTGGGCGCTAAGCGTCAAGCGGCATTGCCTGATGTGCCTACCTTTGCCGAGCTGGGTCTGAGCGGCTTAGAGGACATGCCTTACTACGGCATCTTCGCGCCCACCGGCACACCACAAGCCACCATCAACCACTTTGGCTCAGCCTTGTCCAAAGTGTTGGCCATGTCTGATGTGCATGAGCAGCTCACCAAAATGGGCTTGACCGTGGGCTACATGAACTCACATCAGTTGGAGCAGCGCGAACGTGCATACACACAAGTGTGGACCAAGCTCATCAAGAGCAGCGGTTTTCAGCCTCAGTAA